TGCAAAAAAAGCTGTGGACATAGGTGCTGATGCTATAATGCTTAGCAATCATGGAGGACGCCAACTAGATGGATCACGCTCGCCTTTTGATCAATTACAAGAAATTGTTGATGCGGTTGGGGATAAAATTGATGTTATTTGCGATGGTGGAATTAGGAGAGGCACTCACATCCTCAAGGCATTAAGTTTGGGTGCAAAAGCCTGTAGTGGAGGAAGATTATATTTATATGCATTGGCAGCTGGTGGTCAACGTGGGGTGGAGAAGACCCTGAATAATTTAAAAAATGAAATTGAAAGAGATATGAAATTGATGGGTTGTAATACGCTCAGTGATCTTTC
This region of SAR202 cluster bacterium genomic DNA includes:
- a CDS encoding alpha-hydroxy-acid oxidizing protein — its product is AKKAVDIGADAIMLSNHGGRQLDGSRSPFDQLQEIVDAVGDKIDVICDGGIRRGTHILKALSLGAKACSGGRLYLYALAAGGQRGVEKTLNNLKNEIERDMKLMGCNTLSDLSRDNIRYRN